AGCGCGTCGGCCGGGACGCCTGCGACAGCCTCCAGCAGGGGCCGGTAGAAGAGCTTCTCGTGCAGTCGGCGCACCCGACCGCCGTGTCGGCGGAACTCGTCGAGCAGGATGCGGCCCGCATCCCGTCGGCCGTCGGTCCGCAGCCCGGCGGATCTCGCCAGCCTGCGCAGCCCGGCGACGTCGTCGGTGGCGGGGAACACGTGGGTGCGCAGCATTCGCTGCAACTGGAGCCGATGCTCGAGCACCCGGAGGAATCGGTAGGACTCCCCCAGTTCGGCGGCGTCCGCCCGGCCGACGTAGCCGCCGTTGCCCAGTTCCGCCAGCGTCTCGATCGTCGCGGCGGTCCGAAGCAGCTCGTCGGAGCGGCCGTGCACGAGCTGAAGAAGCTGCACGGCGAACTCGACGTCGCGCAGCCCGCCCCGCCCGAGCTTGAGTTCCCGCTCGGCCAGTTCCTGGGGCACGTGGTCCTCGACCCGACGGCGCATGGCCTGCACGTCGACGACGAATCCGTCCCGCTCGGCGGCGGACCAGACGAACGGCTGGACCAGGGCCACGTACTCTGCGCCGAGGTCGAGGTCGCCCGCCACCTCGCGTGCCTTCAACAGCGCCTGGAACTCCCAGGTCCTGGCCCAGCGCCGGTAGTAGGCCAGATAGCCGTCCACGGTGCGGACCAGCGCGCCCGCCCGACCCTCCGGCCGCAGGGCGGCGTCGACCTGGAAGCAGGCCTCCCCCGCGATCCGCATGACGGCGGCGGCCAGCGCGGTGGCCTGTCTGAGATGGCCGTCCTCGTCCAGCACGCCCTCGGGCACCGGATCGGAGGCGGCCTCGACGTCCACCGTCCCGGTGTCCTGGACCGGTGCGGGCGGCGGCGCGGACACGAACACCACGTCGACGTCGCTGACGTAGTTCAGCTCCCCCGCCCCGCATTTGCCCATCGCCACCACGGCGAGCCGCCCCCTGGCCACCTCTGGCGAACTCGGTGGCATGACCTCCGCGACCGCGACCGCCAACGCGGCACGCAGGGCCGCGACGGCCAGGTCGGAGAGCTGCGCAGCCACCTCCTCATACCGTTCGACCGGCGCGGGCAGCGTGCCCTGGCTCAGATCGATCACCGCGATGTCGGACAACAGATCGCGGTACGCGGTGCGCAGATCTGCCACGGCCTCCCGGCCGCGTGTCTCGGCGCGGAATCCACCCGGCACCTCGTCGGGAACCGCCCGCACCGAGGCCAGCAGCTCGACGGTCATCGTCTCGACATCCTTGTGCTCGGCGCCTGCCGCCACGAGCTGCCGCCATCGCTGCGGCCGCAGAATGAGGTGATCGGACAGCGCCGAGCTGGCGCCCAACAGGCCGAAGAGCCGCTGGGCGACGCGTGCGTCGGAGCGCAGCGCCTCGTCCAGTTCGGGCCATTCGTCGTCGAGCGCCTCGCACAGCCGCTCGACTCCACGCAGTGCGAGATCCGGATCGGCGCTGGCCGACAACGCCTGCAACGGAACCGCGACGCCCTCGCCGATGCCCGAGTTCCCCCACCAGCCGAGCTCGCGCAGGGTCTCCACGGCGCGGGGATCGGTGAGTCCGAATCTCCCCGGTGAGGTGCTGGTACGGGCGGCGTCGGCCATCGAGACTCCCTTTCTTCGTCTTCGGCGGACTCGTGCGACGAATCCGCCGGGCCGGAATGAACACCCGCGAGCAGCGAGATCGACCTGGGCCGATCCGCGCGGTCGGGACGACGGCGAGGGAGGCATCGACCCGACGTGAAGCCGCTGCGGCCGCGAAGCCTCCGTGCAACGGCGCCTGCTTCGGCTCAGCGTCCGGCAGCCGCCAGGCATCATCGCCTCCCCGAACCCGGAGCGGGTCGACCTGACCGCCACGACGCACGACCGGCCGCCGAGGGCGGCGCACCAGGGGGAGCGCTACAACAGGGGCAGCCTGCGTCGGCCGGGGGTGCCGGGGATCAGACCTGCCTGCTGGCCCGCCATCGTGGCGAATCGCGCCATCACCGGCTGCCAGGTCTCCGCGATCTCCTCATGCGCCTCCTCCAAGCGGCCCGGCTCCCACTGCACCGCGGGGAACGCTGCGGCGAGATCCGCCGAGTTGGCGAGCCAGGCCCGAACCACCTCCGGCGACGTCTCGATGTGGAACTGGAAGCCGTAGGCCAGGTCGCCGACGCGGAACGCCTGGTTCTCGTACTTGGGCGAGGCGGCCAGGCGTTGTGCGCCGGGGGGAAGCTCGGTGATCACGTCCCCATGTGCCTGCATGACCAGCGGGGTGAGCGGCAGGTCCTCCAGTAGCGCGTCCTGTTCGGCGGCGTCGCGCTTGGCCACCAGCCGGGCGCCGACCTCGGGCCCGTCCTCGCCCGGTTCCACCATCCCGCCGCTGACGGACGCGAGCAGTTGGGCCCCGAGGCAGATGCCGAGCGTCGGAAGTCGACGTCGGATGCCGTCGGTCAGCCTGGCCCGCACCTCGACGAGCCAGGGATGCGCCACGAGGTCCTCGGCGTTCATCGGGCCGCCCAGCACGATCAACGCATGAAAGTCGTCCAGGGTCGGGATCGCCTCGCGATCCGCCCGTACCACCTCGATATCGGCGTCCGCCTCGATCAGCCACTCGGCCAGGATTCCCGGCGGGTCGCTCTCCGCGGGTTGGAGGATCAGTATTCGTGCCTTCGCCACACCCTTGATGCTAGAGCCTGCTCCATTCGCCGACCGTCACGTCCCGACAACGACACACGTTCGCCGAGATCACCCGTGCCTCGAAGCGCAGCCGGGTCACCGAGATCGATCGACGGGAGCGGTCCGGCGGGACGGCGGCGCTGGTTCGGACGGCGGATGCCCCATTCGCCGTGCGGACCGGTCAGCAGGGACGCTCTCTCCCGGTGTGCCACCGTGACGGCGGCGATCAGCGACGGCGGCGATCAGCCCGTTCTGCTCGCGCGCGGACCACCCGGCCGTGCGAGCGGCCGGGGGGGGACGACCGCACAGGTTTCTCGGAGAATCCGTTCGTAGCGGAGGGCGCCGAGTCGCGGCGGTACGGAGTTGGCTCGCGGGACGGGTGCACCCTGAGACCTGCACTGGGCACGCACCGTCGTCCACCGTGTTCCGGCGTCGCGGGTGCCGAAGTATTCCTGTTTCGGGCATGAGAAAAGGGACGGTGTGCACACCCGGGAGCATCTCTGCTCGACCAGGGTGTACACACCGTCCCTCATCAGGTAAAGGTCGGCGGCGTCCTACTCTCCCACACCCCCACGGGTGCAGTACCATCGGCGCTGGAGGGCTTAGCTTCCGGGTTCGGAATGGGACCGGGCGTTTCCCCACCGCTATGACCACCGACACACCAGCGAACGAACAACCCCCACCCCCGGACACCCCACCCTCCACGGTGACCGGTGTGCCGTGCCCTGACCGTAGTCGGGACTGGCACACCCCCCACCTGGAGAGTTTCGGTGTCTGAAGGGGAACAGTTGTTCCTTCAGAACCACACAGTGGACGCGTAGCATCTTCGTGAGCAAGTCCTCGGCCTATTAGTACCCGTCAACTCCACCTGTTACCAGGCTTCCATCTCGGGCCTATCAACCCAGTGGTCTGCTGGGGGCCTTAACCCACAAAGGGGTGGGACACCTCATCTAGGAACAGGCTTCCCGCTTAGATGCTTTCAGCGGTTATCCCTCCCGAACGTAGCCAACCAGCCATGCACCTGGCGGTACAACTGGCACACCAGAGGTTCGTCCATCCCGGTCCTCTCGTACTAGGGACAGCCTTCCGCAAGTATCCTACGCGCGCGGCGGATAGGGACCGAACTGTCTCACGACGTTCTAAACCCAGCTCGCGTGCCGCTTTAATGGGCGAACAGCCCAACCCTTGGGACCTACTCCAGCCCCAGGATGCGACGAGCCGACATCGAGGTGCCAAACCATGCCGTCGATATGGACTCTTGGGCAAGATCAGCCTGTTATCCCCGGGGTACCTTTTATCCGTTGAGCGACACCGCTTCCACCAGCCAGTGCCGGATCACTAGTCCCGACTTTCGTCCCTGCTCGACCCGTCAGTCTCACAGTCAAGCTCCCTTGTGCACTTACACTCAACACCTGATTGCCAACCAGGCTGAGGGAACCTTTGGGCGCCTCCGTTACCCTTTGGGAGGCAACCGCCCCAGTTAAACTACCCACCAGGCACTGTCCCTGAACCCGATCAGGGTCCGAGGTTAGACATCCAGTACGACCAGAGTGGTATTTCAACGACGACTCCGCAGCCACTGGCGTGACCACATCACAGTCTCCCACCTATCCTACACAAGCCGAACCGAACACCAATACCAAGCTATAGTAAAGGTCCCGGGGTCTTTCCGTCCTGCCGCGCGTAACGAGCATCTTTACTCGTAGTGCAATTTCGCCGGGCCTGTGGTTGAGACAGCGGAGAAGTCGTTACGCCATTCGTGCAGGTCGGAACTTACCCGACAAGGAATTTCGCTACCTTAGGATGGTTATAGTTACCACCGCCGTTTACTGGCGCTTAAGTTCTCACCTTCGCCCCGAAGAGCTAAGCGGTCCCCTTAACGTTCCAGCACCGGGCAGGCGTCAGTCCGTATACATCGTCTTACGACTTCGCACGGACCTGTGTTTTTAATAAACAGTCGCTTCTCCCTGGTCTCTGCGGCCACACAACGCTAGCCCGCGAAGGGCTTCACGCCACACGGCCCCCCTTCTCCCGAAGTTACGGGGGCATTTTGCCGAGTTCCTTAACCACAGTTCACCCGATCGCCTCGGTATACTCTACCTGACCACCTGTGTCGGTTTGGGGTACGGGCCGCGAAGATACTCGCTAGAGGCTTTTCTCGGCAGCATGGGATCACTCTACTTCGCCTCATTCGGCTACGCATCACGTCTCACCCTATAAGCCCCGACGGATTTACCTATCAGAGCAGGCTACACGCTTACACCAGTACTACCACTCACTGGCGGAGCTACCCTCCTGCGTCACCCCATCACTTGACTACTACCAGCTCAGATCCCGCGCAGACCACCACCACCCCCGAAAGGGCAACAATAATCCGGGCGGTTAGTATCACCAGCCTCGCCATGGGCGCATCTACACGGGTACGGGAATATCAACCCGTTGTCCATCGACTACGCCTGTCGGCCTCGCCTTAGGTCCCGACTTACCCTGGGCGGAATAACCTGGCCCAGGAACCCTTGGTCATACGGCGGCAGAGTTTCTCACTCTGCTTTCGCTACTCATGCCTGCATTCTCACTCGCACACCGTCCACGACTCGTTTCCACGGCCGCTTCACCCGATGCACGACGCTCCCCTACCCATCCACACACCTAGACCCACCCCGAAAGGCAGGCCGGGCACACATGTGAATGACACAGCTTCGGCGGTGCGCTTGAGCCCCGCTACATTATCGGCGCAGGACCACTTGACCAGTGAGCTATTACGCACTCTTTAAAGGATGGCTGCTTCTAAGCCAACCTCCTGGTTGTCTGGGCGACCCCACATCCTTTCCCACTTAGCGCACACTTGGGGGCCTTAGCTGGTGTTCTGGGCTGTTTCCCTCTCGACTACGAAGCTTATCCCCCGCAGTCTCACTGCCACGCTCTCACTCACCCGCATTCGGAGTTTGGCTGACGTCAGTAACCTTGTAGGGCCCATTAGCCATCCAGTGCTCTACCTCGAATGAGAAACACGTGACGCTGCACCTAAATGCATTTCGGGGAGAACCAGCTATCACGGAGTTTGACTGGCCTTTCACCCCTACCCACAGCTCATCCCCCAGGTTTTCAACCCTGGTGGGTTCGGGCCTCCACACGGTCTTACCCGCGCTTCACCCTGGCCATGGGTAGATCACTCCGCTTCGGGTCTAGGACATGCGACTCAGAACGCCCTATTCGGACTCGCTTTCGCTACGGCTACCCCACCCGGGTTAACCTCGCCACACATCACTAACTCGCAGGCTCATTCTTCAAAAGGCACGCCATCACCCCAAAAGGCTCTGACGGCTTGTAGGCATACGGGTTCAGGTACTATTTCACTCCCCTCCCGGGGTACTTTTCACCTTTCCCTCACGGTACTAGTCCGCTATCGGTCATCAGGAAGTATTTAGGCTTAGCGGGTGGTCCCGCCAGATTCACAGCAAATTTCACGAGCTCGCTGCTACTTGGGAACACGACCAGGAGACGTCAGGTTTTCGCGTACGGGAGTATCACCCTCTACGCCGGTGCTTTCCAGACACCTTCCGCTAACCACAACGTTTTCTCACTCCTTGCCAGCATGGCAGCACTGACCAGTCGGTCCCACGACCCCGCATACGCAACCCCTGCCAGGTATCACACGTACACGGTTTAGCCTCTTCCGCTTTCGCTCGCCACTACTCACGGAATCACGGTTGTTTTCTCTTCCTACGGGTACTGAGATGTTTCACTTCCCCGCGTTCCCTCCACACACCCTATATATTCAGATGCGGGTGACACCCCATGACGGATGCCGGGTTTCCCCATTCGGACACCCTCGGATCATAGCTCGGTTGACAGCTCCCCGAGGATTATCGCAGTCTCCTACGTCCTTCATCGGCTCCTGATGCCTAGGCATCCACCGTATGCCCTTACTAACTTGCCACAAAGATGCTCGCGTCCACTGTGTAGTTCTCAAAGAACAACCAGACCACCCGCCACCCGCCACCACACACCCCCAGGAACTCACATCCCCGACAGCAGTTTGATCGCGACGAACAGTCCATCCGTTCACACATCCAAGACAACACACCACACGGCGTGTTCCCTCAGGACCCAACAGCGTGCCGACCCGGAACCCTCACCCCGCCACCCGAACTTTCCACGCCCACCACCGAAGCAGCAGACAGTACTCACCCGAACAACCAGACGACCATCCCGAGATAACCAACAGTCCACATCCACTGAGCAGGCCGCCACCACCACGAACGGGCAGTCCGACGACCCAACCCCACCCACCACCCACAAACTCGACGTTCATGGACCGGTCGGCGAGAGTCATGCTCCTTAGAAAGGAGGTGATCCAGCCGCACCTTCCGGTACGGCTACCTTGTTACGACTTCGTCCCAATCGCCAGTCCCACCTTCGACCACTCCCCCCCTCACGGGTTGGGCCATGGGCTTCGGGTGTTACCGACTTTCGTGACGTGACGGGCGGTGTGTACAAGGCCCGGGAACGTATTCACCGCAGCGTTGCTGATCTGCGATTACTAGCGACTCCGACTTCACGGGGTCGAGTTGCAGACCCCGATCCGAACTGAGACCGGCTTTCTGGGATTCGCTCCACCTCACGGCTTAGCAGCCCTTTGTACCGGCCATTGTAGCATGTGTGAAGCCCTGGACATAAGGGGCATGATGACTTGACGTCGTCCCCACCTTCCTCCGAGTTGACCCCGGCAGTCTCCCATGAGTCCCCACCATTACGTGCTGGCAACATGGAATAAGGGTTGCGCTCGTTGCGGGACTTAACCCAACATCTCACGACACGAGCTGACGACAGCCATGCACCACCTGTACACCGACCTTGCGGAAACCCCATCTCTGAGGCTGTCCGGTGCATGTCAAACCCAGGTAAGGTTCTTCGCGTTGCATCGAATTAATCCACATGCTCCGCCGCTTGTGCGGGCCCCCGTCAATTCCTTTGAGTTTTAGCCTTGCGGCCGTACTCCCCAGGCGGGGCGCTTAATGCGTTAGCTACGGCACGGAGGACGTGGAAATCCCCCACACCTAGCGCCCACCGTTTACGGCGTGGACTACCAGGGTATCTAATCCTGTTCGCTCCCCACGCTTTCGCTCCTCAGCGTCAGTATCGGCCCAGAGACCCGCCTTCGCCACCGGTGTTCCTCCTGATATCTGCGCATTTCACCGCTACACCAGGAATTCCAGTCTCCCCTGCCGAACTCAAGTCTGCCCGTATCGACTGCACGCCCGGGGTTAAGCCCCAGGTTTTCACAGCCGACGCGACAAACCGCCTACGAGCTCTTTACGCCCAATAATTCCGGACAACGCTCGCACCCTACGTATTACCGCGGCTGCTGGCACGTAGTTAGCCGGTGCTTCTTCTGCGCCTACCGTCACTTTCGCTTCTTCGGCGCTGAAAGAGGTTTACAACCCGAAGGCAGTCATCCCTCACGCGGCGTCGCTGCGTCAGGCTTTCGCCCATTGCGCAATATTCCCCACTGCTGCCTCCCGTAGGAGTCTGGGCCGTGTCTCAGTCCCAGTGTGGCCGGTCGCCCTCTCAGGCCGGCTACCCGTCGTCGCCTTGGTAGGCCATCACCCCACCAACAAGCTGATAGGCCGCGGGCCCATCCCACACCGCCGGAACTTTCCACACACCACCATGCGATGGCATGTCATATCCGGTATTAGCCCCGGTTTCCCGAGGTTATCCCAAAGTGCAGGGCAGGTTACCCACGTGTTACTCACCCGTTCGCCGCTCGTGTACCCCGAAGGGCCTTACCGCTCGACTTGCATGTGTTAAGCACGCCGCCAGCGTTCGTCCTGAGCCAGGATCAAACTCTCCATCAATGAATGATGAGAATCGACCATGACTGATCTTTATCTCAAAGGAATCCTCACACGGAGGATTTTCATACAACCAAACAAGCATCTGCTGGCTATTATCTCGACACACTGTTGAGTTCTCAAAGAACACGCGCACCACCACCCACACCCCCCACGGAGGCTTCAGCGATCCACGCCATATTGTCTTACACATTATCAAGCTTATCAGAGCCACCCCGCGACCACCCTGCCGGGCAATCCTCGGTGTTTCTCTCGGCTCGTTGTGGTGAAACCTTAGCAAGTCGATTTTCAGTCTGTCAAATCGGGGAGCAACCGAAGCCGAACACCCGATTCACCACCTGACGACCAACACCCGAAGGCATCCGACCACCACCGAACCGTATTCATTTTATCAAGTCAAACCGTATCCCGCCGCTGATCACTCTGTCAAATCGACCCGATTGGGATTTCTTCGACTTATGAGGGCTGCGTTATTGGTTTGTCAAAAGCCGGACCGCAGTGCGCTGACCTGGTACTTCCACCCGGAGGCGAAATCCCCTGCCCGCGCGCCGACAATCAATCTCGGCCGTGTATTTGTCAAAACCCTAGACCGGCGCTGATCACCATGTCAAATCGGCTCCGCAGAAATACTCGCAGCCCATTCGACACTTATTCGATGACCGTGCCGATATGTGTTTGTCAAAACCCAGCAAGGCCACCGGGACAGACCACGGTACTGCGACTCTGCGTGAGTCCAGCGTAGGATCTGCACCAACGAACCGACGACCGGAGACATGCTGCCTCAAGCCGCCTAAGTCAACTGGGGTGCCGCAAGATCGTACCCGGTTCGACTCGCAACGTCAAGTTGCTCGACCCGGTGGAACTTGTCCGACTCGGAGAACATTACCACCGAGGCGAACCGCTCATCACCCGGCCCCACCAGGCTCTCGAAGACTCTCGAGATCCCGTTTCGGCCGGTGCTCCGTGCGGCACGGGGAAAAGTACGCACCGCGCCGCACGGAGTCAAATCCGCTGGTCATCACGCCGACGACGTGCTACTCGGCCTGATCCGCAGTCCCGACACCGGGCCGCAGCCACAGCCTCGCGCCGCCGGCCGGGGCCGAATGCACCACGTCGGCGGCCGACACCGGATCTCCCGAGTCGGCCAGGGCGAGCTCGTAACCCCAGGACTGGAACTCCCGCAGCACGGCAGCGGGCTCGGCACCGTCCCGCCGCGTCGCGGTCGGCGAGAACGTGCAGACCACGTGCGGCCGATCCCGGCGCAGCAGCCGAACCAGTCCGCCGAGGGCGCGCTGGGTGCACCCGGGGGTGTCCACCCGCACCACGGACAGCCGCAGCCCGCGCAGCTCGGCCAGCCCGTCGAGATGCCGGTCCAGCCGCACCGCGTCGACGTACTGCGGCTCGACGGTCTCGCCTGCCTCCGCGTCGGCGGGAGCCGAATCGGAGAACAGGTCCACGGCGGGCTGCGGATTCAGCCGCAGCCCGCCGCCGGGCGCAGGCTCCGCCGTCAACCTGCCCGGCTCGTCCCAGGCCGCCGCGGAGACGACCGTCAGCCGGGCCGCCGCTGTCGGACTCACATTGACCGCCACGTTGCGCCGCAGCAGCGCCGCCGTCTTCTCACAGGGTTCGACGGCGACGACCGCCCCTCGCGGGCCGAGCCTGCTCAACACCCGCACGGTCTGGTAGCCGACGTGCGCACCGATGTCGACGAAGACGCCGTCCGGTTCGAGCAGCGCGTCGATCAGCGTGGAGAACTCCGGCTCCCAGACCCCGTGGGTCGACAGCCAGGGCAGCATCACCCCGTCCTCGGCAGGCAGCCGGATGAGGCCCGCGTCGGACAGGACCAGCGAACTCGGCGGTCCGTCCGGCACGCCGACCTGCCGCTCGTGCTCCCGGACGACGACCCGTCGGAGCGCATCGGCGGTACGGGCGGTGCGCTCCACGTCGTGCAGCCGTGAGGCCAGGTCGCCGTCGCGTTCCCGGAGCGCATCGGCCACCCTGGACTCCAGGGAGTCGATCCGGTCCAAGGTCTTGTCCAGTGCGGCCGTCAGGCGGTCCAGTCGCTCGGCGACCAGATCGACCTGGCGATGCCGAGTGCTCGACTCGGTCGTGGCCGCCTCCTCCACCGCGCGCAGCCGCTGCTGATGGCCCGCGAGGTCGGATCGGGCCCGGACCACCGCATCGTCGGTGCCCACCAGGTGCTCGGCGAGCTGGCCGCGTTGCCGGTCGATCCTGGCGATCTCGGCGCGCAGGGCCTCCAGTTCCACCGGCTCGACGCCGCTCGCGATCTCGTCCTGTCTGCGCAGCAGCTCGCCTGCGGTGCGCTCGACGCCGTCGATGAGGGAGCGCATCACCTCGCGAAGGTGCCCGTCGTAATGGCTGAGCGCCTTGAGCATCGCCCGCTGCAAGGCCGGAGCCAGCATCCGGCTGCCCTGGGTGTCGACCTCGGGGGCGCGATGCAGGGCGTGCCGGGCGGCGACGAGCGGCTTGAGCGGGTCGTCGTCGACGGCCCGCTGCTGGGCGCGGGACTGCCGCCAGCTCCGATAGGCCACCTCGACCATCCCGCGCACCTGCTGTGCAGCCCAGTGGACGTCGCGTGCCGCCAGCAGGTGGTCGCGCGCGGCCGAGCCGAGGCCTGCGACCGCGTCAGGCGCGTCGGCGAAGCGACGCAGCAGCTCGGCAGCCGACCGCATGTCCGGTTCGCTACGGCCCTCGAAGCACGGCACCAGGGCCGCGAGGTCCCCGCCGAGCAGGTCGGCGGTCGAGCCGTGATCGCTGGTCAGCACCGGCACGCCCCTGGCCACCGCCGTCAGCAGCCGCAGGGCGATGTCGTCGCCGCCGGTCACCAGCTCCGCGTCGCGATGCAGCGACACGATGCAGTCCGCCGCGTCGATCAGTTCGTGCTCGGTGACCCTCGTCGAGTCCAGCAGCGTGACGCGACGATCCGCCGCCGTCGCCAGCCGCAGCCGCTCGGCGCTCTCCTGGTGTTCCCGCGCCCCGGCGACGAGCAGCACCAGCCGCACGTCGGCTCGATCCGGGAAGGCCGCGAGGAAGGTGCCGACCAGGCCGAGCGCGTTGTCCCGTCGCTCGTCGGCGTGATCGATCGAGGCGGCGAACACCATGCCGTCGTCGAGTCCGAGCCGCGCCCTGGCCGCCTTCCGCGCGGGCAGGTCGAGCAGGCCGGGGTCGGGCACCGGCAGGGACACCACCCGGACCGGACGCCCCGCCCGCTGCATCCTGGACCGCGTCGTCTCGGAGAGGACCCACAGTTCGGCGGCCTGCGGCGAGACGGCGACGCCGTTCACACACACCTGTACGAGATGGCGTTCCGGCATCGTCAGCGCATGGCCGGTGCAGTCCAGCACCACCGGATAACTCGGTTCCGTCGCGGTGGGCAGCCCGGACTGCTCCACCGCCGAGCGCAGCAGGTCGGCCACCGGATGATCACCGAGGACGGAGACGCCGAGCTGGTCGAGCAGCTCCACACCCGCGTACTCCGGTACCGAGGGGACCGTCTCGGGATGCACCCGGCCTGCGGCGAGGCCGGGCCCCGCGCACCAGGCACGGAATCCCTCCGCATCGACGCCGAAGGGGTCCGGGAACTCCCCGCGCAGCGCCTCGTCACCACGCCACACCGCCGCGACCCAGCGGTTGCCGCCCGCGCGCCGCTGCATGGCGTCGGCCGGGTCGGCCGCCCACCCGAGGAAGGCCTGTGCCTGCGGGACTCCGTCGTCGTCGGTCACCGCGAACGCGGGCGGCGGCGGCGGGGCACCGGTCCGCTCGGCCGCCATCCAGCCGTCGTGGAACTCCCGGCGCAGCTCCACCGGGAGCGCCACCCCGTCGGGCAGGACGTCGAAGCGCGGCGACTGCGGCCGAGCGCCCGGCTCGCCCGCCTTCGCCAGTTCCTTCAGGTAGGCGGCGCACAGTCCGGCGAGTTCAGGATGCTCCGACAACAGCACCCTGGGCCGGTCGCTGACCCTAGTGGACAGCAGCCACGGACGCTGCGGGTCGAAACCGTCGAAATGGACGGTCCGCAACGGCGTGCCGTCGGCGATCATCAGCAGGCCGTCCTCGTCCCGCCACAGCTCACGCTGAGCGGCGTTCCAACTCGACAGCCCGACCCCAGCGTCACGGAGCACTCGGTGGTCGACCAGGGCCGGTGCGCCGTCCAGGAAACCCGTTCCGTCCGGGGCCATGCGGACCTGCTGCGCCCAGGAGTGCAGGAAGCGCTCCGCGCCGGGTGCCACGGCGACCAGTCCGGTGTCGAAGGTGCCGCCGACGGCCAACTCCTCGGCGGCGGGCCGGAGTCCGTCCCGAGGCAGCGGTTCCAGGACTCGGGGCGCCAGCACGAGCGGGCGCTCGTGCACGGCGGGGACCACCCGGTCGAGCAGCGAGCCGACCACGTAGACCCAGGGGTCGAGATACAGGACCGGATAGCCCAGCCGCAGCAGGTGGACCAGCAGTCGAGGCCGCAGCGCGGCGCGGAGCTCCTCGCCGGTGCACGCCGTGGCCAGCCGGTTCAGCTCGGCGTCGGACACGCCGATGTCGACGGGCCGCAGCACCTCGCCGTCCCGGTCTGCCCCGCCGTCGGCGCCCGCGCCGTCCCGGCGAGGCTCGTCCACCGTCAGCAGGATGAAACGGGTGTCGGGGTGCTGAGCTCGCAGTGATCTGCGGAGCACCGTCGCGGCGGCCGCCTCGCCCGCCAAGACGATCGAGCACACCGTGATCGCCCAGGCGGTCGGCCCGTCGTCGTCGGCGTTGCGGACGACGTCGGACCGCTCGGCCCGCGGCTCGGCGACTCCGGGGAGGCCGGCCCCTGGGAGGTCCGAGGCCGCGCCGTCGAGCTCAGGGGTCTCCTCCGGCCACCGCGCCTCCAGATCGTCCTCCGGCGGGCCGGCGTCCGGCTCGGCGGCGAGGTCGGAAACAGCAGGCTGGTCTGGAGCGGCGAGGTTGGCGATGCGCTCGCCGTCTGCTGGCACATCCGTCACGGTTACCGAACCTATCGCCTCCACTGAATCACCCGTCCCATCGATCCCGTCAGAAGGTCACCGGCTGGGCGGGCGATGCCGTCGGAGATCAGAGCATCGGCATCAGGGTGCGCAGCTCGTACGGAGTGACATGACTGCGGTAGGCGTCCCACTCGGCCCGCTTGTTGCGCAGGAAGAAGTCGAAGACGTGCTCGCCGAGGGTCTCGGCGACCAGCTCAGAGGACTCCATGACCTCGAGCGCCTCGATCAGGTTCTGCGGGAGGCTGGCATAGCC
The Actinoalloteichus fjordicus DNA segment above includes these coding regions:
- a CDS encoding bifunctional [glutamine synthetase] adenylyltransferase/[glutamine synthetase]-adenylyl-L-tyrosine phosphorylase — encoded protein: MADAARTSTSPGRFGLTDPRAVETLRELGWWGNSGIGEGVAVPLQALSASADPDLALRGVERLCEALDDEWPELDEALRSDARVAQRLFGLLGASSALSDHLILRPQRWRQLVAAGAEHKDVETMTVELLASVRAVPDEVPGGFRAETRGREAVADLRTAYRDLLSDIAVIDLSQGTLPAPVERYEEVAAQLSDLAVAALRAALAVAVAEVMPPSSPEVARGRLAVVAMGKCGAGELNYVSDVDVVFVSAPPPAPVQDTGTVDVEAASDPVPEGVLDEDGHLRQATALAAAVMRIAGEACFQVDAALRPEGRAGALVRTVDGYLAYYRRWARTWEFQALLKAREVAGDLDLGAEYVALVQPFVWSAAERDGFVVDVQAMRRRVEDHVPQELAERELKLGRGGLRDVEFAVQLLQLVHGRSDELLRTAATIETLAELGNGGYVGRADAAELGESYRFLRVLEHRLQLQRMLRTHVFPATDDVAGLRRLARSAGLRTDGRRDAGRILLDEFRRHGGRVRRLHEKLFYRPLLEAVAGVPADALRLTAKSATDRLAALGFTSPEGALRHIRALTSGVSRRAAIQQALLPMLLDLFADTPDPDHALLAYRQVSEALTDTPWYLRVLRDQAAVAERLALLLGCSRLVPDLLVRAPEVLRLLGDTSGLVDRDPEQVAVSLASAVARHEDPTQAVIAARSLRRHELLRVACADLLGLMDLSEVCRALSRVWAAVLDASLGAAIRSVLRPVDGEEPRRRPARIALIGMGRLGGDELGYGSDADVLVVCEPLPAAGDSAVADATADAAAIRYATSVAELLTRLLNKPSVDPPLQVDTELRPEGRSGPLVRTLESYRTYYRQWAQPWEAQALLRARPIAGDADLGRRFIEMIDPLRYPDGGLGENDQREIRRIKARVETERLPRGADPTTNTKLGRGGLSDVEWTVQLLQLAHAHQVPGLRTTSTLGALDAAAAAGLLTERDAERLRAGWRMASRTRNATTLVRGKPSDQLPGSGHELASVARVMGLDASGEPGEFVDEYRRITRRARAIVDRVFYGE
- a CDS encoding type 1 glutamine amidotransferase produces the protein MAKARILILQPAESDPPGILAEWLIEADADIEVVRADREAIPTLDDFHALIVLGGPMNAEDLVAHPWLVEVRARLTDGIRRRLPTLGICLGAQLLASVSGGMVEPGEDGPEVGARLVAKRDAAEQDALLEDLPLTPLVMQAHGDVITELPPGAQRLAASPKYENQAFRVGDLAYGFQFHIETSPEVVRAWLANSADLAAAFPAVQWEPGRLEEAHEEIAETWQPVMARFATMAGQQAGLIPGTPGRRRLPLL